One Campylobacter pinnipediorum subsp. caledonicus genomic window carries:
- a CDS encoding phosphoethanolamine transferase has translation METNKLEALEYIKDIPIIAYILVFLYIILFIIVYRLNNSIIFNQPNPKIVKILTIIIITAIIHKPIETIYETKNFSFENITYKFQYYPLRFIIEFTTNIATYHKRKNMLSIAKNNASKWQITNIDQKYKNYILIIGESMRRDYMSLYGYSLKTTPFLDNVNGLFFNNYVSPSWNTPLSLQRTLTQHDDKNLESLVHENTIISLANDSNMDTYWLSNQGKMGSYDILQYSIAIKSKNIYFTTKNGYSFKTHSDLELIPEFYKAIEEKTDKNKLIVLHLIGSHSVFCDRIDKNYNINNVTDFINEKMSCYLSSIRQTDKLIQMIYQRLQEIKETFSIMYFSDHGLSHKKKFFSDLNMRHDPEHKQNYEVPFLILSSDDTNRTYINSPKSGYDFMYGFAYWLGIEEKNLSKNKTFFTDKQIGDIKIYNGKDLADYKNLKNDPAILPKDKNE, from the coding sequence ATGGAGACAAATAAACTTGAGGCACTAGAATATATAAAAGATATACCAATTATAGCATATATTTTAGTATTTTTATATATAATTTTATTTATCATAGTATATAGACTAAATAATTCTATAATTTTTAATCAACCAAACCCTAAGATTGTAAAAATTTTAACTATTATAATCATAACTGCAATTATACACAAACCGATAGAAACAATATATGAAACAAAAAATTTTAGCTTTGAAAATATTACATATAAATTTCAATATTATCCCTTAAGATTTATAATTGAGTTCACAACTAACATTGCAACATATCACAAAAGAAAAAATATGCTGTCTATTGCAAAAAATAATGCGTCTAAATGGCAAATAACAAATATAGATCAAAAATATAAAAATTATATTCTAATAATAGGTGAAAGTATGAGAAGAGATTATATGTCTTTATACGGATATTCTCTTAAAACAACACCTTTCTTGGATAATGTAAATGGTTTATTTTTTAACAATTATGTGTCGCCTTCTTGGAATACACCTTTGTCTTTACAAAGAACATTAACTCAACATGATGATAAAAATCTAGAATCTTTGGTTCACGAAAATACAATAATATCTTTAGCTAATGATTCAAATATGGATACTTATTGGCTATCTAATCAAGGAAAAATGGGATCTTATGATATTTTACAATATTCAATAGCAATTAAATCAAAAAATATATACTTTACAACAAAAAACGGGTACAGTTTTAAAACACATAGTGATTTGGAATTAATACCAGAATTTTATAAAGCAATAGAAGAAAAAACAGATAAAAACAAGCTAATTGTTCTCCATTTAATCGGTTCACATTCGGTCTTTTGTGACAGAATTGATAAAAACTATAACATTAACAATGTAACAGATTTTATAAATGAAAAAATGTCTTGTTATTTGTCAAGTATTAGACAAACCGACAAATTAATACAAATGATTTATCAAAGACTACAAGAGATAAAAGAAACTTTTTCAATTATGTATTTTTCAGATCATGGGCTTTCTCATAAAAAGAAATTTTTCTCCGACTTAAATATGCGACACGATCCGGAACATAAGCAAAACTACGAAGTTCCATTTTTGATTCTTTCTAGTGATGACACAAATAGAACTTATATAAATAGTCCGAAAAGTGGTTATGATTTTATGTATGGCTTTGCTTATTGGTTAGGCATAGAAGAGAAAAATTTATCTAAAAATAAAACATTTTTTACAGATAAACAAATAGGTGATATAAAGATTTATAACGGAAAAGATTTAGCGGATTACAAAAATCTAAAAAATGATCCCGCAATATTACCAAAAGACAAAAATGAATAA
- a CDS encoding flavocytochrome c, with product MSNISRRDMLKMSMIGAGALAFSGVNASATLNSKDIKFDEEYDVVVIGSGYAGMAAAITSAEKGLKVLVIEKMGRLGGNSVINGGLFAVVNSPKQKIEGIKDSFETYMNDCLKAGLQINHPENLKIIADRGNDALKLTEKCGAKYFEKLSHLGGHSVPRTYLSANSSGSGILQPMIEYFSKLDNGTIKRRTKFDDFILDDLGRVIGISARENYKFDSKLLDDHMENKTGEQKYFKAKKGVVLAAGGFSRDVFLRNMQDPGIPVDTDSINQPGATGEVLMKTFELGAVPIHLSWIQFGPWACPDEKGFGSASNFNINATFRYGISVNPKTGKRFMNELADRRTRAQAMFKVINGDEKNYPINICDQAGVDKITPEIAEKAVNSGVVKKFNSIEDIAKEYNISASELKKTINAYNSYVMSKKDPEFSKPVHTLEGVQIIKAPFYATKGVPKLHHTMGGLKINEKAQVVSTITRKPIPGLYAAGEITGGTHGASRLGSCAIPDCLVFGMIAGENI from the coding sequence ATGTCAAATATTTCAAGACGTGACATGCTTAAAATGAGCATGATAGGAGCTGGGGCATTAGCATTTAGTGGTGTAAATGCAAGCGCGACATTAAATTCTAAAGATATCAAGTTTGATGAAGAATATGATGTTGTCGTAATAGGTTCAGGGTATGCTGGTATGGCTGCTGCTATAACCTCTGCTGAAAAAGGACTTAAAGTTCTTGTTATTGAAAAAATGGGTCGCCTTGGTGGTAATTCAGTTATCAATGGTGGATTATTTGCTGTTGTAAATAGCCCTAAACAAAAAATAGAAGGAATAAAAGACTCTTTTGAAACATATATGAATGACTGTTTAAAAGCTGGTTTGCAAATAAACCATCCAGAAAACCTTAAAATTATTGCAGATCGTGGAAATGATGCATTAAAATTAACAGAAAAATGTGGTGCAAAATATTTTGAAAAACTATCACATCTTGGCGGACACTCTGTTCCAAGAACATATTTATCAGCAAACAGTAGCGGTTCTGGTATATTGCAACCTATGATTGAATATTTTTCAAAATTAGATAATGGCACAATAAAAAGAAGAACTAAATTTGATGACTTTATTCTTGATGATTTAGGACGAGTTATTGGCATATCAGCTAGAGAAAATTACAAATTCGACTCAAAGCTTTTAGATGATCATATGGAAAATAAAACAGGAGAACAAAAATATTTTAAAGCTAAAAAAGGTGTTGTTTTAGCAGCCGGTGGATTTTCTAGAGATGTGTTTTTAAGAAATATGCAAGATCCTGGCATACCTGTAGATACAGATTCTATAAATCAACCTGGCGCTACTGGCGAAGTTTTGATGAAAACATTTGAGCTTGGAGCAGTACCAATTCATTTGTCTTGGATTCAATTTGGTCCATGGGCTTGTCCTGATGAAAAAGGTTTTGGATCAGCTTCTAACTTTAATATAAATGCTACATTTAGATATGGAATCTCTGTTAATCCAAAAACAGGAAAACGCTTTATGAACGAACTTGCAGATAGAAGAACTAGAGCTCAAGCAATGTTTAAAGTGATTAATGGTGATGAAAAAAATTATCCTATTAATATTTGTGATCAAGCTGGGGTTGATAAGATTACTCCAGAAATTGCAGAAAAAGCTGTGAACTCTGGAGTGGTTAAAAAATTTAATTCCATAGAAGATATAGCAAAAGAATACAATATTTCGGCATCTGAACTTAAAAAAACAATTAATGCGTACAATAGCTACGTAATGTCTAAAAAAGATCCAGAGTTCAGTAAACCTGTTCATACACTAGAAGGTGTACAAATTATTAAAGCACCATTTTATGCAACAAAAGGTGTGCCGAAACTTCATCACACTATGGGTGGTCTAAAAATAAACGAAAAAGCTCAAGTGGTTTCTACTATCACAAGAAAACCTATTCCAGGTTTATATGCTGCTGGAGAAATTACAGGAGGAACTCATGGTGCAAGTAGATTAGGAAGCTGTGCTATACCTGATTGTCTTGTCTTTGGTATGATAGCTGGAGAAAATATTTAA
- a CDS encoding flavocytochrome c, translating into MENMSRRNVLKMSMIGAGALALSGVNADANSKDINWDEEWDVVVIGSGFAGLAAGVTAANKGNKVLIIEKMSRFGGNSVINGGVMGVWGNDFQEKEGVKDSKELYIKDIMKAGGGLNHAELVETLADRVQDAYKLAKDCGAKFIMLKLHGGHSVPRGALAETDSGAGITRPMTEFFQKIEGCEIRRQCKLDRIITDDSGKVLGIEARVDYKFDRNAENDDKENTSGTKKFIKAKKGVVLAAGGFSRDKHFRKAQDPRIADDLDSTNHPGATAGVLLEALKVGAEPVQISWIQSLPLSSPDEKGYGVSSAFTHESFRFGIIVSPKTGKRYGNELANRKVQADYEFKSKNEDGVYLLSMCDSKAAAEMLPEKLEKVQKVGIVKKFDSLEAIAKAYNIPLDEFKKTVEKYNQYVKDEKDPDFGKNLSKAITKGYDFSVPPFYVSRVIPKVHHTMGGLNITPKAEVISSSTNKPIPGLFAAGEITGGVHGAVRLGSCAIADCLTFGMIAGENF; encoded by the coding sequence ATGGAAAACATGTCTAGAAGAAATGTGTTAAAAATGAGCATGATTGGAGCTGGAGCATTAGCCTTAAGTGGGGTAAATGCAGATGCAAATAGCAAGGATATAAATTGGGATGAAGAATGGGATGTTGTTGTTATAGGAAGTGGTTTTGCTGGTCTTGCGGCTGGTGTAACTGCTGCTAACAAGGGCAATAAAGTTTTGATTATAGAAAAAATGAGCCGTTTTGGCGGTAACTCTGTTATAAATGGTGGGGTTATGGGTGTTTGGGGTAATGACTTCCAAGAAAAAGAAGGAGTAAAAGATAGCAAAGAATTATATATAAAAGATATTATGAAAGCAGGTGGCGGACTAAACCATGCAGAACTTGTAGAGACATTGGCAGATAGGGTTCAAGATGCTTATAAACTTGCAAAAGATTGTGGTGCTAAGTTTATTATGCTTAAACTTCACGGTGGACATAGTGTTCCAAGAGGTGCATTGGCAGAAACTGACAGCGGCGCAGGTATCACTAGACCTATGACTGAGTTTTTCCAAAAAATAGAAGGTTGCGAAATTCGTAGACAATGTAAACTGGATAGAATAATCACAGATGATAGCGGCAAGGTTTTAGGCATAGAAGCTAGGGTTGATTATAAATTTGATAGAAATGCTGAAAATGATGATAAAGAAAATACAAGTGGTACTAAGAAATTTATAAAAGCTAAAAAAGGTGTTGTTCTTGCGGCAGGCGGATTTAGTAGAGATAAGCATTTTAGAAAAGCACAAGATCCTAGAATTGCTGATGATTTGGACTCTACAAACCATCCAGGCGCAACTGCTGGTGTATTGCTTGAAGCACTTAAAGTAGGTGCAGAACCCGTTCAAATTAGCTGGATTCAAAGTTTACCTCTATCAAGTCCAGATGAAAAAGGATATGGTGTATCATCTGCATTTACACACGAAAGTTTTAGGTTTGGTATCATTGTAAGTCCAAAAACTGGCAAAAGATATGGAAACGAACTTGCAAATAGAAAAGTTCAAGCTGATTATGAGTTTAAATCAAAAAATGAAGACGGCGTATATCTATTAAGTATGTGCGATAGCAAAGCTGCTGCCGAAATGCTACCTGAAAAACTAGAAAAAGTTCAAAAAGTAGGTATAGTTAAGAAATTTGATAGTTTAGAAGCTATTGCTAAGGCATACAATATACCACTTGATGAGTTTAAAAAGACTGTTGAAAAATACAACCAATATGTAAAAGATGAAAAAGACCCTGATTTTGGTAAAAATTTAAGCAAAGCAATCACAAAAGGTTATGATTTTTCGGTTCCACCATTTTATGTATCACGAGTAATACCAAAAGTTCACCATACAATGGGCGGTCTAAATATAACTCCAAAAGCTGAAGTTATATCATCTTCTACAAACAAACCGATACCGGGATTATTTGCTGCTGGTGAAATCACAGGTGGTGTTCACGGTGCTGTTAGATTAGGAAGTTGCGCAATTGCTGATTGTCTTACATTTGGTATGATAGCTGGAGAAAATTTCTAA
- a CDS encoding LysR family transcriptional regulator: MNIRQMEFVLQVAISKSFTKAAEKLNVSQPSLSQSVLKLENELGTELFDRKNNLSLTQVGQIYIEKARLILKLQDELNNKIVDLVKSNKQNLRIGFSKIAYNFSHKHIVKLHETHPRSNIRIIQLNSLASARISILNSNIDMAVMSIPIECDDIVCENIYREKTYLALSKSHRLAKNITKKHPKINIQDLKDENFILPRDSYKSRECIDDFFLKHNFKPKIFCEVEFIDIAISLVALNKGVCFTTEIFKNTDIKLFDIGDEILDKTIVVAYKKDKKLPKLAKEFLELIKL; encoded by the coding sequence ATGAATATTAGACAAATGGAATTTGTATTGCAAGTAGCTATAAGCAAGAGCTTTACAAAGGCAGCTGAAAAGCTAAATGTTTCACAACCATCACTATCTCAAAGTGTATTAAAATTAGAAAATGAGTTGGGAACCGAGCTATTTGATAGAAAAAATAATCTAAGCTTAACACAAGTAGGTCAAATTTATATAGAAAAAGCAAGGTTAATTTTAAAACTACAAGATGAACTAAATAATAAAATAGTAGATTTAGTAAAATCAAATAAACAAAACCTAAGAATAGGATTTTCCAAAATAGCCTATAACTTTTCACACAAACATATAGTAAAACTACACGAAACCCATCCAAGATCAAACATAAGAATAATACAATTAAATTCATTAGCAAGTGCAAGAATATCAATTTTAAACTCTAATATTGATATGGCAGTAATGTCTATACCAATAGAGTGTGATGATATAGTTTGTGAGAATATATACAGAGAAAAGACATATTTAGCTTTATCAAAATCACATAGATTAGCCAAAAATATAACAAAAAAACATCCAAAGATAAACATACAAGATTTAAAAGATGAAAATTTTATCCTTCCAAGAGATTCTTATAAAAGCAGAGAATGTATAGATGATTTTTTCTTGAAGCATAATTTTAAACCAAAAATATTTTGCGAAGTTGAATTTATTGATATAGCAATATCATTAGTTGCTTTAAACAAAGGAGTATGTTTTACAACAGAGATTTTTAAAAATACAGATATCAAACTATTTGATATAGGAGATGAGATACTTGATAAAACTATAGTAGTAGCATACAAAAAAGATAAAAAATTACCAAAACTTGCTAAAGAATTTTTAGAATTGATTAAATTATAG